One genomic segment of Pelagerythrobacter marensis includes these proteins:
- a CDS encoding alpha-E domain-containing protein yields the protein MLGRTAHGLFWMCRCLERAENTARLLEAGFHMALTRDVATAEEEWRSVIEAFGQRAGYENKHGTYTGHQAWNYLLRDPDNATSVLAMIGAARTNARAVRNAISGELWEAINESWMEISRLLARPLAQNSVGEAVQIIRRAGTVVHGAMSGSMLRNEGFHFARAGTFVERADCVARILDMKYYLLLPSLSYVGTSLDTGQWDQVLRSVSGDRAFRWLNAGRIDARVIVEFLVLDDRFPRSLAFCHTALREELAALARMHGREGESNALMRESATRLSDLTIDGIFERGLHDFLRHFTQANNAIAKGIAEDYRFLS from the coding sequence TTGCTAGGTCGAACCGCTCACGGCCTGTTCTGGATGTGCCGCTGTCTGGAGCGTGCCGAAAACACCGCACGCCTGCTGGAGGCGGGTTTCCACATGGCGCTGACCCGCGATGTCGCGACGGCGGAAGAAGAATGGCGATCCGTCATCGAGGCGTTCGGCCAGCGCGCCGGGTACGAGAACAAGCACGGCACCTATACCGGCCATCAGGCGTGGAACTATCTGCTGCGCGACCCCGACAATGCCACCAGTGTTCTGGCCATGATCGGCGCCGCGCGCACCAACGCGCGCGCCGTGCGCAATGCGATCAGCGGCGAACTGTGGGAAGCGATCAACGAAAGCTGGATGGAAATTTCCCGCCTGCTCGCGCGGCCCTTGGCCCAGAACAGCGTGGGCGAAGCAGTCCAGATCATCCGGCGGGCGGGGACGGTCGTGCACGGCGCGATGAGCGGTTCGATGCTGCGCAACGAAGGGTTCCATTTCGCGCGGGCGGGCACGTTCGTGGAACGGGCGGATTGTGTCGCCCGAATCCTCGACATGAAATACTACCTGCTTCTGCCCTCGCTATCCTACGTCGGCACCAGCCTCGACACCGGGCAGTGGGACCAGGTCCTGCGGTCGGTATCGGGCGATCGCGCGTTCCGCTGGCTCAACGCCGGGCGGATCGATGCCCGCGTCATCGTTGAGTTCCTCGTCCTCGACGACCGTTTCCCGCGCAGCCTCGCCTTCTGTCACACCGCGCTGCGCGAAGAGCTGGCCGCGCTGGCGCGGATGCATGGCCGCGAAGGGGAAAGCAACGCACTGATGCGCGAAAGCGCGACGCGGCTGTCCGATCTCACCATCGACGGCATTTTCGAACGCGGCCTGCACGATTTCCTGCGCCATTTCACGCAGGCGAACAACGCCATCGCCAAGGGCATTGCCGAAGACTACAGGTTTCTGAGCTGA
- a CDS encoding circularly permuted type 2 ATP-grasp protein: MYEADAKFDEMRAEDGSVRPAYRDYRNWYDDQKSNVLMRKHRDAETAFRRTGITFNVYGENEAEERLIPFDMVPRIITASEWRRLTRGIEQRVSAINAFIHDLYHRQEIVRAGRIPERLLRDNPAWLPNMVGFTPPGGVYTHVVGIDLVRTGPNDFYVLEDNARTPSGVSYMLQNRETMMAMFPELFTRIPVCQVSDYPRRLAKSLAACAPAGTTGKPTVAVLTPGIYNSAYFEHAFLADQMGAELVEGSDLRVADGRVAMRTTRGYEPVDVLYRRVDDDFLDPLTFNADSVLGVPGIMDVYRAGGITIANAPGTGVADDKAIYSFMPEIVEFYTGEKPLLPNVDTWRCADPDSLAYVLDNLADLVVKEVHGSGGYGMLIGPAASKRELAAFRQKLTARPENYIAQPTLSLSTCPIFTRSGLAPRHVDLRPFVLVSPDGIEIVPGGLSRVAMRKGSLVVNSSQGGGTKDTWVLKD, translated from the coding sequence ATGTACGAGGCGGACGCTAAATTCGATGAAATGCGGGCCGAGGACGGCTCGGTTCGTCCGGCCTACCGCGATTACCGCAACTGGTACGACGATCAGAAATCGAATGTGCTGATGCGCAAGCATCGCGATGCCGAAACCGCTTTCCGCCGCACCGGCATCACCTTCAACGTCTATGGCGAGAACGAGGCCGAAGAACGGCTGATCCCGTTCGATATGGTGCCGCGGATCATCACCGCCAGCGAATGGCGCCGCCTGACCCGCGGGATCGAACAGCGGGTGAGCGCGATCAATGCGTTCATTCACGATCTCTACCACCGCCAGGAAATCGTGCGCGCCGGGCGGATCCCCGAACGGCTGCTGCGCGACAATCCCGCCTGGTTACCGAACATGGTCGGCTTCACCCCGCCGGGCGGGGTCTATACCCACGTCGTCGGGATCGATCTGGTGCGGACGGGGCCGAACGATTTCTATGTCCTCGAAGACAACGCACGCACCCCGTCGGGCGTCAGCTACATGCTCCAGAATCGCGAGACGATGATGGCCATGTTCCCCGAACTGTTCACCCGCATCCCGGTTTGCCAGGTATCCGATTATCCCCGCAGGCTGGCGAAAAGCCTGGCGGCCTGTGCACCGGCCGGCACTACGGGCAAGCCGACCGTCGCCGTGCTCACCCCCGGCATTTACAACAGCGCATACTTCGAACACGCCTTCCTCGCCGATCAGATGGGGGCGGAACTGGTCGAAGGCAGCGACCTGCGCGTGGCCGACGGACGGGTCGCGATGCGCACCACGCGCGGATATGAACCGGTCGATGTCCTCTATCGCCGTGTCGACGACGATTTCCTCGATCCGCTTACCTTCAACGCGGATTCGGTGCTGGGCGTACCGGGGATCATGGATGTCTATCGCGCCGGGGGGATCACGATCGCGAATGCCCCGGGCACGGGGGTCGCCGATGACAAGGCGATTTACAGTTTCATGCCCGAGATCGTCGAGTTCTACACCGGCGAGAAGCCTCTGCTGCCCAATGTCGACACCTGGCGCTGCGCCGACCCCGACAGCCTCGCCTACGTCCTCGACAATCTGGCCGATCTTGTGGTGAAGGAAGTCCACGGATCGGGCGGGTACGGGATGCTGATCGGCCCCGCCGCGTCGAAGCGCGAACTGGCCGCGTTTCGCCAAAAGCTGACGGCGCGGCCGGAAAACTACATTGCCCAGCCGACGCTGTCGCTTTCGACCTGCCCCATCTTCACCCGCAGCGGGCTGGCCCCGCGCCACGTCGACCTGCGCCCGTTCGTGCTGGTGTCGCCCGACGGGATCGAGATCGTGCCGGGGGGGCTGAGCCGGGTGGCGATGCGCAAGGGCTCGCTGGTCGTCAATTCGAGCCAGGGCGGCGGGACCAAGGATACCTGGGTGTTGAAGGACTGA
- a CDS encoding esterase/lipase family protein, which yields MATSSAPSSFSQLPSSREELVQRWELASEPAAEAHGRPKLRYLLGELSHLAEPVRRPFRQIDIPRAEHPRTVMLLPGFATHPIRMRYMASLIERAGHKAKRWGLGVNFGPTEDNIRYLERRLIEVHERYGRDVYLVGWSLGGLFAREIAKRHPDRVAKVITMGSPFSGDPRANHAWRVYQFVTGHRVDQPPIETDICEKPPVATVALWSPRDGIVSPRSARGRDCERDRAIALRCTHMGFTYSPESIHAVLRELDEV from the coding sequence ATGGCAACATCATCCGCCCCCTCGTCTTTCTCGCAACTGCCCAGCTCTCGCGAAGAGCTGGTGCAGCGGTGGGAGCTTGCCAGCGAACCGGCAGCGGAGGCGCACGGCAGGCCGAAACTGCGCTATCTGCTCGGCGAGCTGTCGCATCTGGCCGAACCGGTTCGGCGGCCCTTTCGCCAGATCGACATTCCCCGGGCCGAACACCCGCGGACCGTGATGCTGCTGCCGGGCTTCGCGACCCATCCCATTCGTATGCGCTATATGGCGAGTCTGATCGAGCGAGCCGGGCACAAGGCGAAACGGTGGGGGCTGGGCGTCAACTTCGGTCCGACGGAAGACAATATCCGTTATCTGGAACGGCGCCTGATCGAGGTGCACGAACGCTACGGACGCGATGTCTATCTGGTCGGCTGGAGCCTGGGCGGCCTGTTCGCGCGCGAAATCGCCAAGCGCCATCCCGATCGCGTGGCCAAGGTGATCACGATGGGGTCGCCGTTTTCGGGCGATCCGCGGGCCAACCATGCCTGGCGCGTCTATCAGTTCGTGACCGGGCACCGGGTCGATCAGCCCCCCATCGAAACCGACATCTGCGAAAAGCCGCCGGTCGCCACCGTCGCCCTGTGGAGCCCGCGTGACGGGATCGTCAGCCCGCGCAGCGCCCGGGGGCGCGATTGCGAGCGCGATCGGGCGATCGCCCTGCGCTGCACTCACATGGGCTTCACCTACTCCCCCGAATCGATTCATGCGGTGTTGCGGGAACTCGACGAAGTCTGA
- a CDS encoding DUF3617 domain-containing protein yields MRAMVLVVGGALALAACGNEPDEPKTAEEVIAAADKLVKPRPGLYRSNAEIVDFEIPGISPDQAARMREMAAGLQGEDTTQCLTQEQADEGFRRIVQRLGEGDEGVSCEFSQFDAQGSDLDAALTCSGPGGVSADMTIDGTVEAESSTMRMAMSQKSDAIPGGEMRMTMQVKSERIGDCP; encoded by the coding sequence ATGCGCGCGATGGTACTGGTTGTGGGGGGCGCGCTGGCGCTGGCGGCTTGCGGCAACGAGCCGGATGAACCGAAGACCGCGGAAGAAGTGATCGCTGCGGCGGACAAACTGGTGAAGCCGCGGCCCGGCCTCTATCGCAGCAACGCGGAGATCGTCGATTTCGAGATTCCCGGCATCTCGCCCGATCAGGCGGCGCGGATGCGCGAAATGGCCGCCGGGCTGCAGGGCGAAGACACGACCCAGTGCCTCACCCAGGAACAGGCCGACGAAGGCTTCCGCCGGATCGTGCAGCGCCTGGGCGAAGGCGATGAGGGCGTTTCGTGCGAATTTTCGCAGTTCGATGCGCAGGGTAGCGACCTCGATGCCGCCCTGACCTGTTCGGGCCCCGGCGGCGTGAGCGCCGACATGACGATCGACGGTACGGTCGAAGCGGAATCGAGCACGATGCGCATGGCGATGAGCCAGAAATCGGATGCCATTCCCGGCGGCGAAATGCGGATGACGATGCAGGTCAAGTCGGAACGCATTGGCGATTGTCCCTGA
- the uvrB gene encoding excinuclease ABC subunit UvrB produces MAELVIRRGLEEPDTSESFTPHKPQRPEKSMGGRKFELVSEYQPAGDQPAAIRELTGAANEGERTQVLLGVTGSGKTFTMAKVIEELQRPALVLAPNKILAAQLYGEFKSFFPNNAVEYFVSYYDYYQPEAYVPRSDTYIEKESSVNEAIDRMRHSATRALLERDDVIIVASVSCLYGIGSVETYSAMIFDIKKGETVDQRELIRKLVALQYKRNDAAFARGNFRVRGDSLEIFPSHYEDTAWRVSFFGDEIEEISEFDPLTGSKGTRLDKVRVYANSHYVTPGPTMKQASEAIRFELTERLKELHAEGRLLEAQRLEQRTNFDLEMIAATGSCAGIENYSRFLTGRLPGEPPPTLFEYLPENALLFVDESHQTVPQIGAMARGDHRRKLTLAEYGFRLPSCIDNRPLRFNEWDAMRPQTFAVSATPGGWEMEQTGGVFAEQVIRPTGLIDPPVEIRPVEDQVQDCIAEAKATAEKGYRTLVTTLTKRMAEDLTEFMHEQGVRVRYMHSDVETLERIELIRDLRLGVYDVLIGINLLREGLDIPECGLVAILDADKEGFLRSETSLIQTIGRAARNVDGKVILYADRVTGSMERAMAETERRREKQRAYNEEHGITPQTIRREIADIVAHTASKDGVTVDLEAEDGRNNLVGHNLRAYIEDLEKKMRAAAADLEFEEAGRLRDEIRRLENDELGLADGEKKAPLVGRSNEGKPGTRKLRYGKTQRKWGK; encoded by the coding sequence ATGGCCGAACTCGTCATCCGCCGGGGTCTTGAAGAACCCGATACGTCCGAAAGTTTCACTCCGCACAAGCCGCAGCGGCCGGAAAAGAGCATGGGCGGGCGCAAGTTCGAACTTGTGTCCGAATATCAGCCCGCCGGCGACCAGCCAGCTGCAATCCGCGAGCTGACTGGCGCAGCCAACGAGGGTGAGCGAACCCAGGTCCTGCTGGGCGTGACCGGGTCGGGCAAGACCTTCACCATGGCCAAGGTGATCGAAGAACTGCAGCGCCCGGCGCTGGTGCTGGCGCCGAACAAGATTCTCGCCGCGCAGCTCTATGGCGAATTCAAGAGCTTCTTTCCCAACAACGCAGTCGAATATTTCGTCAGCTATTACGATTATTACCAGCCGGAAGCCTACGTCCCCCGGTCCGACACTTACATCGAGAAAGAAAGCTCGGTGAACGAGGCGATCGACCGGATGCGCCACAGCGCCACGCGCGCGCTGCTGGAACGCGACGACGTGATTATCGTCGCTTCGGTCTCATGCCTCTACGGCATCGGTTCGGTCGAGACGTATTCGGCGATGATCTTCGACATCAAGAAGGGCGAAACGGTCGACCAGCGCGAGCTGATCCGCAAGCTCGTCGCCCTGCAGTACAAGCGCAACGACGCCGCTTTCGCGCGCGGCAATTTTCGCGTGCGCGGGGACAGTCTGGAAATCTTTCCCAGCCACTACGAAGACACGGCCTGGCGAGTCAGCTTCTTCGGTGACGAGATCGAGGAGATCAGCGAATTCGATCCGCTGACCGGCAGCAAGGGCACCCGGCTGGACAAAGTGCGCGTCTACGCCAATTCGCACTACGTCACCCCCGGGCCGACGATGAAGCAGGCGAGCGAGGCGATCCGGTTCGAACTGACCGAGCGGCTGAAGGAACTTCATGCCGAAGGGCGCCTGCTCGAAGCCCAGCGGCTGGAACAGCGGACCAATTTCGACCTGGAGATGATCGCCGCGACCGGCAGCTGTGCAGGGATCGAGAACTATTCGCGCTTTCTGACCGGCCGCCTGCCGGGCGAACCGCCGCCCACCCTGTTCGAATATCTGCCGGAAAACGCCCTGCTGTTCGTTGATGAAAGCCACCAGACGGTGCCGCAGATTGGTGCGATGGCGCGCGGCGACCACCGGCGCAAGCTGACCCTGGCCGAATATGGCTTCCGCCTGCCGAGCTGCATCGACAACCGCCCCTTGCGCTTCAACGAATGGGACGCGATGCGCCCACAGACCTTCGCCGTGTCCGCCACGCCCGGCGGTTGGGAAATGGAGCAGACGGGCGGCGTCTTCGCCGAACAGGTCATCCGCCCGACCGGATTAATCGATCCGCCGGTGGAGATCCGCCCGGTCGAAGATCAGGTGCAGGACTGCATCGCCGAAGCCAAGGCCACGGCGGAAAAGGGCTATCGCACCCTGGTGACCACGCTGACCAAGCGGATGGCGGAAGACCTGACAGAGTTCATGCACGAACAGGGCGTGCGGGTCCGCTACATGCATTCGGACGTCGAAACGCTGGAACGTATCGAGCTGATCCGCGACCTTCGCCTGGGCGTGTACGACGTGTTGATCGGCATCAACCTGCTGCGCGAGGGGCTGGATATTCCCGAATGCGGCCTGGTGGCGATCCTCGATGCCGACAAGGAAGGCTTCCTGCGGTCGGAAACCTCGCTGATCCAGACCATCGGCCGCGCCGCGCGCAATGTGGACGGCAAGGTCATCCTCTATGCCGATCGCGTGACCGGATCGATGGAACGGGCGATGGCCGAAACCGAGCGCCGGCGCGAGAAGCAGCGCGCCTACAACGAAGAACACGGCATCACCCCGCAGACGATCCGGCGCGAGATCGCCGATATCGTTGCCCACACGGCATCGAAGGACGGCGTGACCGTGGACCTGGAGGCGGAGGACGGGCGCAACAACCTCGTCGGCCACAATCTGCGCGCCTATATCGAGGATCTGGAAAAGAAAATGCGCGCCGCCGCCGCCGATCTGGAGTTCGAGGAAGCAGGCCGCCTGCGCGACGAAATCCGCCGCCTCGAAAACGACGAACTCGGCCTGGCCGATGGCGAGAAGAAAGCCCCCCTCGTCGGCCGCAGCAACGAAGGCAAGCCCGGCACCCGCAAGCTGCGCTACGGCAAGACCCAGCGCAAGTGGGGGAAATAG
- a CDS encoding HigA family addiction module antitoxin encodes MTSKSSTTTDSDWLHNPHAGELLLSEFMTPLDLTPAALAEAIAVDAARIVAVIEGATRIDGELDLRLTRYFRMSEGFFLRLQDQFEIREGKRALDGELERIVPRAA; translated from the coding sequence ATGACGTCGAAATCGTCGACTACCACTGATTCCGACTGGCTGCACAACCCGCACGCCGGCGAATTGCTGCTGTCGGAATTTATGACCCCGCTCGACCTCACCCCAGCCGCTTTGGCCGAAGCCATCGCCGTCGATGCTGCGCGGATCGTCGCTGTGATCGAGGGGGCAACCCGCATCGACGGTGAACTCGACCTGCGGCTCACACGCTATTTTCGAATGTCGGAGGGTTTTTTCCTCCGCCTCCAGGACCAGTTCGAAATCCGCGAAGGCAAGCGCGCGCTCGATGGCGAGCTGGAGCGGATCGTACCGCGCGCCGCATAA
- a CDS encoding S10 family peptidase, which yields MIFRTLLAATTAFALLSPAVAQSDDGEDVSEAKETYKANSASRTFTGTFGGRSLRYTATVEEQVLKGNDGTPKAAIVTTAYIAEPRDPSRPVTFLFNGGPGSGSVWLQMGAFGPQRVAIPSDARDDGAPPFPIVHNPESILDVTDLVFIDPVGTGFSHTIGDTKGEEYWGVTKDAKSVAAVIRKWIGDNGRWNSPKFLGGESYGTTRSAAVVHELEGGYNDVSLNGVILISTVLDFGAGAETQGAELGYITTLPTMAATALYHGKATAPSVEQFVEEARQFAIGPYAAFLLKGQNAPAGERAAVRRELARFTGLSEQFLERADLRVSSRRFYKELLRDRGLTVGRLDSRYTGVDYDSAGEAPDNDPSFYGIDGGYAAAINHFMRDTIGYRTQRDYVTIGSVGPWDWRIEGGRDTNAYLNVAPYLGKAMRENSGMRILVAQGWYDFATPFFAAEYALTRTGFPQDRIEWQYYDAGHMMYIRDEDRRKLSDDVRAFIRAR from the coding sequence ATGATCTTCCGAACCTTGCTGGCCGCAACGACGGCTTTCGCCCTTCTCTCTCCCGCCGTCGCGCAATCGGACGATGGCGAAGACGTGTCTGAGGCAAAGGAAACCTACAAAGCCAATTCGGCCAGCCGCACCTTCACCGGCACGTTCGGCGGGCGCAGCCTGCGTTATACCGCGACGGTCGAAGAGCAGGTTCTGAAGGGCAACGACGGTACGCCCAAGGCGGCGATTGTCACCACTGCCTATATCGCCGAGCCGCGCGATCCCTCGCGCCCCGTCACGTTCCTGTTCAACGGCGGCCCCGGCTCCGGCTCGGTATGGTTGCAGATGGGCGCTTTCGGGCCGCAACGGGTCGCCATCCCGTCCGATGCGCGCGACGACGGCGCGCCCCCCTTCCCCATCGTTCACAACCCGGAATCGATCCTCGACGTCACCGACCTCGTCTTCATCGACCCGGTCGGCACGGGGTTCAGCCATACCATCGGCGATACGAAGGGGGAGGAATACTGGGGCGTCACCAAGGACGCCAAATCGGTCGCCGCCGTCATCCGCAAATGGATCGGCGACAACGGCCGCTGGAACAGCCCCAAGTTTCTGGGCGGCGAAAGCTATGGCACCACCCGCTCCGCCGCGGTCGTGCACGAGCTGGAGGGCGGATACAACGACGTATCGCTCAACGGTGTGATCCTGATTTCCACCGTCCTCGATTTCGGCGCCGGGGCGGAAACGCAAGGGGCGGAGCTGGGCTATATCACCACGCTGCCGACAATGGCCGCGACCGCGCTGTACCATGGCAAGGCCACCGCACCATCGGTCGAACAGTTCGTGGAGGAAGCGCGCCAGTTCGCAATCGGCCCCTACGCCGCCTTCCTGCTGAAAGGGCAGAACGCGCCCGCCGGCGAACGTGCGGCGGTGCGCCGCGAGCTGGCCCGTTTTACCGGCCTTTCGGAACAGTTTCTGGAACGTGCGGACCTGCGCGTTTCCTCGCGCCGGTTCTACAAGGAACTGCTTCGGGACCGCGGCCTGACCGTCGGCCGGCTCGACAGCCGCTATACCGGCGTGGACTACGACAGCGCTGGCGAGGCACCCGACAACGATCCCAGCTTCTACGGCATCGACGGCGGGTATGCCGCCGCGATCAACCACTTCATGCGCGATACGATCGGCTATCGCACGCAGCGCGATTACGTGACGATCGGCAGCGTCGGCCCGTGGGACTGGCGGATAGAAGGTGGGCGCGACACCAACGCCTATCTCAACGTCGCGCCGTATCTGGGCAAGGCCATGCGCGAAAATTCGGGGATGCGAATTCTCGTCGCGCAGGGATGGTACGATTTCGCCACGCCGTTCTTCGCCGCCGAATATGCGTTGACCCGCACCGGTTTCCCGCAGGACCGGATCGAATGGCAGTACTACGATGCCGGCCACATGATGTATATTCGTGACGAGGATCGCCGGAAGCTGTCCGACGATGTCCGCGCCTTCATCCGCGCGCGCTGA